atatatatatatatacacatatacatatacatatgcatatatatatatatatatatatatagggagccgctggaatgagaaccacctcgagttgtaagaaccgcgagaactacaccccacggagcgccgttcgccatgatttttttttacaagtagatgtgtatattataaacacagccgtaaaaaatcatggcgaacggcgctccgtggagtgtagttttttacaccacaagtttggtgaaaaaaaagaaaaaagaaaaaaattaaaaaacaccaaacttgtggtgtaaaaaactacaccccacggagcgccgttcgccatgattttttacggctgtgtttataatacacacatctacttgtaaaaaaaaatcatggcgaacggcgctccgtggggtgtagttctcgcggttcttacaactcggggtggttctcattctagcagccccctatatatatatatatatatatatatatatatatatatatatatatatatatatatatatatataaatatatgtatatatatatataaaggggttcatcccccaccctctatatatatatatatatatatatatatatatatatatatatatatatatatatatatatatatatatatatatatatatatatatatatatatatatatatataaaggggttcatcccccaccctcTAGGTCCATCCTCTCCAACCCTCTGCTACGTGACGATGACATGACGGCTCATCCTCATGAAAATTAGCCTCCCATACCCACTGTTGTTATCATTATCATCTACGTATTCACATTTGGCTTTTAAAAGTATGTCAGGTTAAGGTTCTTGTGAAATTATCGACTCATTTAACACCATgcatatattttaataaaaagaaaatatttttattaCATAATAAGTTGTGCAGTCTTTTATGATCAAAGTAAATGTATTAAATCATGATTTTAatacccaccccaccccacccccagtcccctacccccacccccacccccaccccccaccacCATCTCAATCTCTTAAAGTCTTTAACTACAATGGTTTCCATTTGTGCTTCTTTGCATCTTCACATGGATATACAACTCATGCTACCCTCACCggcgaccaccaccaccaccccctaCACCACCGCACCTTCCACTCCTCACCACTACCCCAATTACTACTACAGCGCCCCAACCAGCCCAATCCACACCACCTTTCACCACGACAACAACGATAACGATAACGACTACGATGACGACGACGACGATTTCGCATTCGATTTCAGTGGACAGCTAGAACCACCGTCTATCTCCGCAGCCGACGAGCTCTTTCACTGCGGTCAAATCAAAACATCAAACCCCCTCTTAACCCATCACCATAACCCCCCAACATTTTCCAAAAAAAGCTCCAATTCTTTCACTgcggcatttcatcaaacacctggtgAGCAACAAACCCAACCCCCTCAAAACCCACGTGAAACAACGTCCCCTTTCAGAATTTCCGATATTCTATCCGAACAAGATAAGTTAGATACCAACAACAATCAGAAATATTCTCTGACATGGTACAATAGATGGAACCTGAAGAACCTGTTACTGTTTAGAAGCACATCAGAGGGTAGTGCGAGAAGGAGGAAAGAGCCGGTGAATAGATACGCGAGAGTAACGAAAGGGGATGAGGATGTGAAGAATTCGAGCTTTCGAAGCACGGAGAGTTGTGGGTCGAGTCGGAGAATGGTAAGAAGGGTGTCGGCCCATGAGATACATTATACGGCGAACCGGGCGGTGGCGGAGGAGATGCGGCGGAAGACTTACTTGCCGTATAAGTCCGggttgttagggtgtttgggGTTTCGTAATAACATCGGTGTCGGTACCACCAGTAGTGGTCATACGTTAAATATATACTAGTTGTTTTTGTTTATGGATCATGACAAAAAGATGTTACGTAAAAGTAACTATGTGTGTTTTTACTCAATAATTGACTCGTTTTTATCTCAATGATAACTTTGTAAAGTTGTTTTGAAATGAGATAAATGAAACTTACTAGGTTAGTAGCAGACCGAGTTATTTCTTCGTTGTTGTGCGACTGTTATTGGTAACGGAAATGAAAGTTATGAGTGACAATGATCATGTTGTAGCGGTCAATGAATTATAGTTTGGATTGCTAAAATAGAAGTCTTCTGCGTCATGCACTCTATCTTTTCTCGGCCATTGGATGTTTCGTGAATCGCATTTCTAGGATAAcagaagggtttttttttttttttttttttttttttttttttttttttttttctaaagacGACGTTGATGTCCCTCACTAAGTGTAGTGACATGTGTCCCATATGTAGATTATAGAGTGTTTTCTTCTATGCCGCATTCTCTAATGTGTTATTATGATAATCGGTGGTACCACATGTCCACATGTGTTGAATAGTAATCTTCGTCCTTTCTTTGGAATAAACCAACTATTTGAGACTCCAGGTATGTTAGATGACCCAATTGAAGTGATCTCATAACGGTTGTAAGGTGTGGAGGAGGCTCACCATAAGGGGATGTGTTTTCACGTAGATAGCCACGTCATCGGGTGTGGAGAATGAGCTCAAGGGATGGGTCTAAAGTGTGGTGATGAGCCttctcttttttattttttatttaaattcaaCAATATGTAACTTaaataaaacattacataacttaaaaattaaaacaatacataacttaaaaaaattaagataaaaaaaatactagattgcttagaaaaaaaaaaaagaaccctTGAGTGTTGGAGTGTAGATGGGTACGGAGAAAAGGTTTGGATTTGGGTTGTATGGATCCATGGCAAAAGTTAGagagatttttttaaaaaaatggtagagattttataaaagaaagaAAGAGTTTGGTAGATTTGTTCTTATTTACAAAGAAAGTAAATAAtctaatttttttagaaaaatacacGTTATCAACGGCTACATTTGAACATGGCCCGTCACCACCGGCTGCCGAGGACAAGACGCTCCAAGTAGGGGGCGGTGTGGACGACCCACGACGATGTCCCCAAACCGTTTGGCCTAAGAGGCGTGGTAACATTAGATAAAAAAGAATCATAGGCCTGGGTTGCACCTCTAGTACTTTTCATAATTTAAAGGGGAATTGGCTTCTAATAATCCcatctagaccttattggccattaataatcccacctcagaatatt
This is a stretch of genomic DNA from Helianthus annuus cultivar XRQ/B chromosome 16, HanXRQr2.0-SUNRISE, whole genome shotgun sequence. It encodes these proteins:
- the LOC110917017 gene encoding uncharacterized protein LOC110917017, with protein sequence MVSICASLHLHMDIQLMLPSPATTTTTPYTTAPSTPHHYPNYYYSAPTSPIHTTFHHDNNDNDNDYDDDDDDFAFDFSGQLEPPSISAADELFHCGQIKTSNPLLTHHHNPPTFSKKSSNSFTAAFHQTPGEQQTQPPQNPRETTSPFRISDILSEQDKLDTNNNQKYSLTWYNRWNLKNLLLFRSTSEGSARRRKEPVNRYARVTKGDEDVKNSSFRSTESCGSSRRMVRRVSAHEIHYTANRAVAEEMRRKTYLPYKSGLLGCLGFRNNIGVGTTSSGHTLNIY